One genomic region from Streptomyces sp. NBC_01304 encodes:
- a CDS encoding NAD-dependent epimerase/dehydratase family protein, translating to MRTLVTGGAGFIGSHIVEALEGRGHEPVVLDALLPSAHHGVPARQPDAEWIHGDVRDPDALRRALRGVDAVCHQAAMVGLGKDFADAPAYVSCNDLGTAVLLAAMAETGIRRLVLAGSMVVYGEGRYDCAQHGTVRPGPRAAADLREGCFEPHCPYCGAELAPGLVGEDAPVDPRNVYATTKLAQEHLAGAWARVTDGRAVSLRYHNVYGPRMPRDTPYAGVASLFRSALARGEAPRVFEDGGQRRDFVHVRDVAAAGVTALEAVEGGAAGALTAYNTGSGEPHTVGEMARALAAAHGGPEPVVTGEFRLGDVRHITADSARLRADLGWKPQVGFAEGMAEFAVSELR from the coding sequence ATGCGCACACTCGTCACCGGCGGAGCCGGGTTCATCGGATCGCACATCGTCGAGGCACTCGAAGGACGCGGGCACGAACCCGTCGTGCTCGACGCCCTGTTGCCGAGCGCCCACCACGGCGTACCCGCGCGGCAGCCGGACGCGGAGTGGATCCACGGCGACGTACGTGACCCGGATGCGCTGCGCAGAGCGCTGCGCGGCGTGGACGCCGTGTGCCATCAGGCCGCGATGGTCGGGCTCGGCAAGGACTTCGCGGACGCTCCCGCCTATGTGAGCTGCAACGACCTGGGGACCGCGGTGCTGCTCGCCGCGATGGCCGAGACCGGGATCCGGCGCCTGGTCCTGGCCGGGTCGATGGTCGTGTACGGGGAGGGGCGCTACGACTGCGCCCAGCACGGCACCGTGCGGCCCGGACCGCGCGCCGCAGCGGATCTGCGCGAGGGCTGCTTCGAGCCCCACTGCCCGTACTGCGGCGCCGAGTTGGCCCCCGGACTGGTCGGCGAGGACGCCCCCGTCGACCCCCGCAATGTGTACGCCACGACCAAGCTGGCCCAGGAACACCTGGCCGGCGCCTGGGCCCGCGTGACCGACGGGCGGGCCGTCAGCCTGCGCTACCACAACGTGTACGGGCCCCGGATGCCGCGCGACACCCCCTATGCGGGCGTGGCCTCGCTGTTCCGCTCGGCGCTGGCCCGTGGCGAGGCGCCCCGGGTCTTCGAGGACGGCGGCCAGCGCAGGGACTTCGTGCACGTACGGGACGTGGCCGCCGCGGGGGTCACGGCGCTCGAAGCCGTCGAGGGCGGGGCGGCCGGGGCCCTCACCGCCTACAACACGGGCAGCGGTGAGCCGCACACCGTCGGGGAGATGGCCCGCGCACTGGCCGCCGCGCACGGCGGTCCGGAGCCGGTGGTCACGGGGGAGTTCCGTCTGGGCGACGTCCGGCACATCACCGCGGACTCCGCCCGGCTGCGGGCGGACCTGGGCTGGAAGCCCCAGGTCGGCTTCGCCGAGGGGATGGCCGAGTTCGCCGTGAGCGAGCTCCGGTGA
- a CDS encoding DUF5994 family protein — MSATTAIVRTTTPRLALKPEAAVGHGLLDGAWWPRSRDLPHELPSLTDVLDPLWGRVTRIAVNPGQWPVVPREVPVGGRVVKVGWFKAELDPHKILLLSYTVGRWDLLVIPPELSEAAAARLMAAATDTTGPQLTASALIAAEEAAYGTSTAHDSPAVDDLPVQLTRLAASL, encoded by the coding sequence ATGTCCGCGACCACTGCCATCGTCCGCACCACCACCCCCCGCTTGGCGCTGAAGCCCGAGGCCGCTGTCGGCCACGGCCTCCTGGACGGCGCCTGGTGGCCGCGTTCCCGCGACCTCCCGCATGAACTGCCCTCGCTGACCGATGTGTTGGACCCGCTGTGGGGGCGCGTCACCCGCATCGCCGTGAACCCCGGGCAGTGGCCGGTGGTCCCCCGCGAGGTGCCCGTCGGCGGGCGTGTGGTGAAGGTCGGCTGGTTCAAGGCCGAGCTGGACCCGCACAAGATCCTGCTCCTCTCGTACACCGTCGGCCGCTGGGACCTCCTGGTGATACCGCCGGAGCTGAGTGAGGCCGCGGCCGCCCGCCTGATGGCCGCGGCGACCGACACCACCGGCCCGCAGCTCACGGCGAGCGCACTGATCGCGGCCGAGGAGGCCGCGTACGGAACGTCCACCGCGCACGACTCACCGGCCGTGGACGATCTGCCCGTCCAACTCACCCGCCTGGCCGCCTCGTTGTAG